Proteins encoded by one window of Torulaspora delbrueckii CBS 1146 chromosome 2, complete genome:
- the ARC1 gene encoding Arc1p (similar to Saccharomyces cerevisiae ARC1 (YGL105W); ancestral locus Anc_6.153), protein MSELLEKFKPLSVDQPASLSREQEAVAAQWKSIVLKGNLANDLDELNLRLRDNAFILASTQPTDTDVEVFEVALPLIKELTFSTKDIKATYGKYRHILRWIDYLQRLLSLPESEQLKINYDLELPHEVIEKKKKASEAKKEEAPAAAKKQEQSEKPRGKPDEETLKKLREEAKAKKAAKKAAQANQPQQKQENEKPKPSAIDFRVGFIQKAIKHPDADSLYVSTIDVGDAEGPRTVCSGLVKHFPLEAMQERLVVCVCNLKPVNMRGIKSSAMVLCGSDETKVEFVEPPAGSKAGDKVFFEGFGDEEPLKQLNPKKKIWEQLQPHFTTDEKLEVVFKDDEDKEKPVRKLTNSKGEIFKVASLMNAQVR, encoded by the coding sequence ATGTCTGAACTACTCGAGAAATTCAAACCTTTATCAGTGGACCAACCAGCTTCTCTTTCcagagaacaagaagctgTCGCAGCTCAATGGAAATCAATTGTGCTAAAGGGTAACCTTGCCAATGACCTTGACGAATTGAACCTACGTTTGAGAGACAATGCATTTATTTTGGCTTCAACTCAACCAACTGACACCGATGTTGAGGTTTTTGAAGTTGCATTgccattgatcaaagaattgaccTTCAGCACTAAGGACATCAAGGCTACCTACGGGAAATACAGACACATCTTGAGATGGATTGACTATTTGCAAAGACTACTGTCCCTTCCAGAGAgtgagcaattgaagatcaactACGATTTGGAACTGCCACATGAAgtcattgagaagaagaagaaggctagCGAGGccaagaaggaggaagcACCAGCTGCAGCTAAGAAACAAGAGCAATCCGAAAAACCTAGAGGCAAACCCGATGAAGAGACTCtaaaaaaattgagagaAGAAGCCAAGGCTAAGAAAGCCGCTAAGAAAGCTGCACAGGCTAACCAACCACAACAGAAGCAAGAGAATGAGAAACCAAAGCCATCTGCCATTGATTTCCGCGTTGGtttcattcaaaaggcTATCAAGCACCCTGATGCTGATTCGTTGTATGTCTCTACTATCGATGTGGGTGATGCAGAAGGTCCAAGAACCGTTTGTTCTGGTCTGGTGAAGCATTTCCCATTGGAAGCCATGCAAGAGCGTCTAGTTGTCTGCGTTTGTAATTTGAAACCTGTTAACATGAGAGGTATCAAATCATCAGCCATGGTGCTATGTGGTTCCGATGAGACCAAGGTTGAATTCGTGGAACCACCAGCTGGCTCAAAGGCCGGTGACAAGGTCTTTTTCGAAGGTTTCGGTGACGAAGAGCCAttgaagcaattgaacccaaagaagaagatctggGAACAATTACAACCACACTTCACCACCGATGAGAAGCTGGAAGTAGTGTTtaaggatgatgaggacAAGGAGAAGCCAGTGAGAAAATTGACCAACTCTAAAGGTGAGATTTTTAAAGTcgcttctttgatgaatgCTCAAGTGCGTTAA
- the ERT1 gene encoding Ert1p (similar to Saccharomyces cerevisiae YBR239C; ancestral locus Anc_6.152), with translation MIEVDQRISQSSRDATPSPQDTGQSGRKKTRRNTHIACVNCSKWHVSCEARRPCHRCVSKGLEATCVDAPRKKSKYLAGIPDGSLQRPVRRELSINYQHEQQKFQDPQHIVHKSKFMSNAADSEYAILSRIINQDSLLNKIPVDFLYSNKQFTPSSESTASPPLKSYANVPPHPYPSSGLNVYSMLLGPNSMDILSSQVDLFENHFPLEPVESADGSLKFKRLLPPDRSPESNEIQENPLINQYYLNIENLTFPEVMRVWKSRKGKNESHLLSFALECCSPESARTISNPDWEHSLRYSTPMEIYTLITEPFSHTPGFHHLFTYLKKRFNKQALVEMCRSLAEFRPIFIACSVTLTEEDMIFMEQCYQRTLLEYAKFIVQTGTPTCVWRRNGQISYVNEEFEILTGWNKEDLLNKMTFIVEILDDASVEDYFRTFSKVAYKDFKGSEQMLVCNILSPIRGTVIECCCMWTLKRDVSGLPLMILGNFMPILN, from the coding sequence ATGATAGAGGTCGACCAGAGGATAAGTCAAAGTTCGCGAGATGCAACGCCATCACCTCAGGACACCGGCCAAAGCGGTCGGAAGAAGACAAGGAGAAACACCCATATAGCATGCGTCAACTGTTCCAAATGGCATGTATCATGCGAGGCCAGGAGACCTTGTCATCGGTGTGTTAGTAAAGGCCTGGAAGCCACATGTGTTGATGCACCACGAAAGAAGAGTAAATACTTGGCAGGAATACCAGATGGGTCCTTACAACGACCGGTAAGAAGAGAATTATCGATAAATTACCAACATGAACAGCAGAAATTCCAGGATCCACAGCATATAGTCCACAAATCGAAATTTATGTCCAATGCGGCTGACTCCGAATACGCCATTCTTTCCCGCATCATCAATCAGGACTCGCTGTTGAACAAGATACCAGTGGATTTCTTGTATTCGAACAAGCAATTCACACCAAGTAGTGAGTCTACAGCAAGCCCgcctttgaaaagttaCGCTAATGTGCCTCCTCATCCGTATCCATCTTCGGGCCTCAACGTTTACTCTATGCTGCTGGGTCCCAACTCGATGGATATATTGTCATCACAGGTCGACCTATTCGAGAATCATTTCCCATTGGAACCGGTAGAATCTGCAGACGGCTCTTTAAAATTCAAGAGGCTACTGCCGCCCGATCGTTCGCCAGAGTCGAATGAGATTCAGGAAAACCCACTGATAAACCAGTATTACTTGAACATTGAGAACCTGACATTTCCAGAAGTTATGAGAGTATGGAAATCTCGAAAGGGTAAGAACGAGTCCCATTTGCTATCATTTGCATTGGAGTGTTGTTCACCTGAATCTGCGCGCACGATCAGTAACCCAGATTGGGAGCATTCGCTCAGGTACTCTACGCCGATGGAAATTTATACGTTAATCACGGAACCCTTCTCACACACTCCCGGATTCCATCATCTGTTTACATACCTAAAGAAGAGGTTCAACAAACAGGCATTAGTGGAGATGTGCCGATCGTTGGCGGAATTTCGACCGATCTTCATCGCATGCTCAGTTACTTTAACAGAGGAAGATATGATCTTTATGGAGCAATGTTATCAGAGAACTTTACTGGAGTATGCGAAATTCATAGTACAAACCGGTACGCCGACTTGCGTCTGGAGACGTAATGGACAAATCTCCTACGtgaatgaagaatttgagaTCCTAACGGGCTGGAACAAAGAGgatcttttgaacaaaatGACATTCATCGTAGAAATCCTCGACGATGCCAGCGTAGAGGACTATTTCAGGACTTTTTCGAAAGTCGCATACaaggatttcaaaggcTCAGAACAGATGCTCGTTTGTAATATATTGAGTCCCATCAGGGGGACAGTTATAGAGTGCTGTTGCATGTGGACATTAAAGAGGGATGTATCTGGGTTGCCACTAATGATCCTAGGCAATTTCATGCCGATATTGAATTAA
- the MLC1 gene encoding Mlc1p (similar to Saccharomyces cerevisiae MLC1 (YGL106W); ancestral locus Anc_6.151): protein MSSAKTNKDIFTLFDKKGQGSISKQLFGDYLRAIGYNPTNQLTEQILSQSNASDQLTLDAISGMIKENEAELNATTTAKVEDFIKAFQVFDKENTGKVSVGDIRYMLTSLGERLSDEEVDELLKGVEVDSDGGVDYRKFIEDILRQ, encoded by the coding sequence ATGTCTAGCGCAAAGACTAACAAGGATATCTTCACTTTGTTCGATAAGAAGGGCCAGGGAAGTATTTCAAAACAATTATTTGGGGACTACCTGAGGGCTATCGGTTACAATCCTACGAACCAATTGACTGAACAAATACTGTCACAGAGCAATGCTTCAGACCAACTTACGCTGGATGCTATTAGTGGGATGATTAAGGAGAATGAAGCGGAATTGAACGCGACTACTACAGCTAAAGTAGAAGATTTCATTAAGGCATTCCAGGTGTTCGACAAAGAAAATACTGGTAAAGTCTCTGTAGGTGACATCAGATACATGCTGACTTCTCTGGGCGAAAGGTTGTCTGATGAGGAAGTGgatgaattgttgaagGGAGTGGAAGTGGATAGTGATGGTGGTGTAGACTATCGTAAGTTTATCGAAGATATTCTAAGACAATAG
- the TDEL0B04040 gene encoding uncharacterized protein (similar to Saccharomyces cerevisiae YBR238C and RMD9 (YGL107C); ancestral locus Anc_6.150), producing the protein MMFRFAQQSQVIKGRLPNQFAHASARNSFNHSIRFNSAVTLERQDSPNNSATNPLAQTTNQVNAAVNKVRHLRNNLNAQTGKPLQQFNNTNRNIGNAPTQTSADSPWYHKVCAFEDCVSQTLYMSQTPRRKSMKHRSEHPNSNANPLFWDSIGRAMDLYHDLINTPELNSDRVSKLVHLLHNGLRANRNQLTRMNKKPDYDSQSFHKEMTNYLCKSLREISDDMLQGKVELNEYGAMHLITAFKELLLFEEAVDIWKNAINGNNQYTANIFLNPRVVGVILPILYDNGVSYPEIQSLYERSSSMIDYFHPNLSVGMIRASLSAGQNEMALKLFQKLCEESTEMKYGYLIETHLSFIGECKDLNVAQTFFDKALNDEMPYKIDLQVSYVKSFLRNIWSQTHDFNHVYQIWYKSSVHYGKGVNHGISSSLNDTFFDIFFENYAQDKVQGFQTLQNLIQTYNQIKAIDEPFFNIILAKCTVWRDRDIIEYIDKSYELFHIPKTIVAYRILLKSMGSVDDATNVEILQRWIHLIAKSDEIGQRFIANADWAALRDATVTWTQYQKENQSNNNSSIGSPKSSASTEMFTASNGDVDYSHPALQAANASGAFDDHEQAHSTAGQQQPEQEFINNGRMLLYLKIVKRYSPFCRDSRQLARLTTGTAVKYSVLQDALNEFQNLDVSDIPVPNLHNLKPNCM; encoded by the coding sequence ATGATGTTTAGGTTTGCACAGCAATCGCAGGTGATCAAGGGAAGACTGCCCAACCAGTTTGCCCACGCATCAGCTAGAAACTCTTTTAACCATTCGATAAGGTTCAACAGTGCTGTTACTTTAGAGAGGCAAGATTCTCCCAACAATTCAGCTACAAATCCTTTGGCTCAGACAACAAATCAGGTAAATGCGGCTGTCAATAAGGTCCGTCATTTAAGGAACAATTTGAACGCTCAGACGGGGAAACCTCTACAACAGTTTAACAATACGAACCGCAACATCGGAAATGCCCCTACACAAACGTCGGCTGACTCGCCATGGTATCACAAAGTTTGtgcttttgaagactgtGTGTCTCAAACACTATACATGTCGCAAACACCAAGACGTAAGAGCATGAAGCATCGTTCTGAACATCCAAACTCAAATGCGAACCCATTGTTTTGGGATTCTATAGGTAGAGCCATGGATTTATACcatgatttgatcaatacTCCAGAACTAAACTCCGACCGTGTCTCTAAATTAGTACATTTGCTGCACAACGGTCTCAGAGCTAACAGGAACCAGTTGACCAGGATGAATAAGAAACCAGATTACGATTCACAAAGTTTCCACAAGGAGATGACTAATTACTTATGCAAATCTTTGAGAGAAATTTCTGACGACATGTTGCAAGGTAAAGTGGAATTGAACGAATATGGTGCTATGCATTTGATCACAGCTTTCAAGGAACTATtattgtttgaagaagctgtcGATATTTGGAAAAATGCTATCAATGGCAACAATCAATACACTGCCAATATCTTTTTAAATCCAAGAGTCGTTGGTGTTATCTTACCGATCTTGTACGATAACGGTGTGTCATACCCAgaaattcaatctctttaCGAgagatcttcatcgatgatcGACTATTTCCATCCAAATCTATCGGTGGGAATGATCAGAGCTTCATTGTCAGCAGGTCAAAATGAAATGGCTCTGAAATTATTCCAAAAACTCTGTGAAGAGAGTACAGAGATGAAGTACGGCTACTTAATTGAGACTCATCTTTCCTTCATCGGCGAATGTAAGGATTTGAACGTAGCTCAAACATTCTTTGACAAAGCGTTGAACGATGAAATGCCATACAAGATCGATTTGCAAGTTTCATACgtcaaatctttcttgagaAACATTTGGAGCCAGACCCATGATTTCAACCACGTTTACCAGATCTGGTACAAGTCATCTGTACACTACGGTAAGGGTGTTAACCATGGTATCTCATCCTCTTTGAACGACACattctttgacattttcttcgagaattATGCTCAAGATAAAGTTCAAGGGTTCCAAACGTTACAGAACTTGATTCAGACTTACAATCAGATCAAAGCCATCGACGaacctttcttcaatattaTTCTGGCTAAGTGTACAGTTTGGCGTGATCGTGATATAATCGAGTACATCGATAAGAGTTACGAGCTATTCCACATTCCCAAGACCATTGTGGCTTACAGAATTCTACTAAAATCTATGGGCTCTGTCGATGATGCAACTAACgttgaaattttgcaaagatggATCCATCTCATTGCTAAATCTGATGAGATCGGTCAAAGATTTATCGCGAACGCTGACTGGGCGGCCTTAAGAGACGCTACTGTCACCTGGACTCAATACCAAAAGGAGAACCAAAGTAACAACAACTCCAGCATAGGATCTCCAAAGAGTAGCGCTAGCACAGAAATGTTCACTGCTTCGAATGGTGATGTGGATTATTCCCATCCAGCACTTCAAGCTGCTAACGCTTCCGGTGCCTTCGATGACCACGAACAAGCACATTCCACTGCCGGTCAACAGCAGCCAGAACAGgaattcatcaacaatGGAAGAATGCTGCTCTACTTGAAAATTGTAAAGCGTTATTCTCCTTTCTGTCGTGACTCTAGACAGCTGGCAAGGTTGACTACTGGTACAGCGGTCAAATATTCTGTATTGCAGGATGCACTAAATGAGTTTCAGAATTTGGATGTTTCCGATATTCCAGTACCAAATCTTCACAATCTAAAACCTAACTGCATGTGA
- the TDEL0B04050 gene encoding uncharacterized protein (similar to Saccharomyces cerevisiae YGL108C; ancestral locus Anc_6.149): MGLCASKSDQQASAKPKTATTARTKVTTTKHATKHDTKPVNKAELKPLRTGGGQKINDDDENKSKLSPQEAARLAAEKRLEDNNAKSTRGALGKKLAEERSKSHKSHMMEQIDKRQLEKANDELVYD; this comes from the coding sequence ATGGGACTATGTGCTAGCAAATCTGATCAACAGGCTTCTGCCAAACCTAAAACTGCTACCACAGCACGGACCAAGGTTACTACTACTAAGCATGCTACCAAGCACGACACTAAACCAGTGAATAAAGCAGAACTTAAACCACTTCGAACCGGTGGAGGCCAGAAGATaaatgacgatgatgaaaacaaaAGCAAGCTATCACCTCAAGAGGCAGCCAGACTAGCTGCAGAGAAGAGATTAGAGGATAACAATGCCAAATCAACACGAGGTGCTTTAGGTAAGAAACTCGCAGAGGAGAGAAGTAAATCTCATAAGTCCCATATGATGGAACAGATAGATAAACGTCAACTGGAAAAAGCCAACGACGAATTGGTATATGATTAG
- the PRP5 gene encoding DEAD-box RNA helicase PRP5 (similar to Saccharomyces cerevisiae PRP5 (YBR237W); ancestral locus Anc_6.148): protein MALPVSDKAPANARILQERREKLAKWKQKKAQFDQQKINETRQPDTNKQSSENQSAAARSKVEAWKRKKQERDQERLKEKIKNENHGKRSKRQKRQLAFDMNEEETDKRAVPLFKPMGDKLYGHQATPEEQEQREENEQIDPLEAYMKELSSSAKISNHVSGELLEEDGNDLELSGQEDDFDQRNEDDARYARMAKLKSKKKVREMQFSQDDLEPFRKNFYLQSDELNNMSESEAQELRLAIGNIKVKGERCPLPVTRWSQLGLMTDVMNFIMHNLKYDSPTPIQSQAIPAIMSGRDVIGISRTGSGKTISYLLPLLRQIKAQRPLATNETGPLGLILAPTRELALQIHEEVELFTKNDLAVNSLCCTGGSELKQQINMLKRGTEIVVATPGRFIDLLTLNTGKLLTTKRITFVVLDEADRLFDLGFEPQITQIMKTIRPDKQCVLFSATFPNKLRSFAMRVLRLPLSITINSKNLVNENVKQRFEIFPTDENKYRALLSILDKRMKEEDENEESELADDEVNDDKAIIFVSSQQICDFLGTRLENEGYSIHTIHAGKPYQERVNNLQNFRHTRNSILLCTEVLSRGLNVPEVSLVIIYNAVKTFAQYVHTAGRTARGTNSGEAITLLLSNEIPAAYILRKALRDQEIESHDPKLVKELYDMSDRFESGMKDGKFKISQGFGGKGLDNLESKREQKQGEERKTYGDPQGNGGEKKANLTDETANDADIKLQVPKLQYVVSQVSNPNGMVTFTAEVNVNDLPQLVRWEATKNTTLMFIKHETGCSITNRGKYYPEGKSPESATDEPKLYLLIESQQEKDIRLSIELLEQKVKEGVRKAGIQSIKDTKY from the coding sequence AGCAGCGAAAATCAGTCTGCTGCAGCACGTAGCAAGGTGGAAGCttggaagaggaagaaacagGAGAGAGATCAGGAAcgtttgaaagagaagatcaagaatgaGAACCATGGTAAAAGAAGTAAAAGGCAGAAGAGGCAGTTAGCATTCGACATGAATGAAGAGGAGACCGACAAGCGCGCAGTACCGTTGTTTAAACCAATGGGTGATAAGCTGTATGGTCATCAGGCGACACCAgaggaacaagaacagAGGGAGGAAAATGAGCAGATTGATCCATTGGAAGCCTATATGAAAGAGTTATCAAGTTCGGCGAAGATCTCGAATCACGTATCAGGCGAACTTTTAGAGGAAGATGGTAATGATTTGGAGTTGAGTGGgcaagaagatgattttgatcaacgAAATGAAGACGATGCTCGCTATGCTCGTATGGCAAAGCTGaagtcgaagaagaaggtgagaGAAATGCAATTTTCTCAAGATGATCTAGAGCCGTTTCGAAAGAATTTCTACTTGCAATCAGATGAGCTCAATAATATGTCTGAGAGTGAGGCTCAAGAATTACGTTTAGCAATCGGAAACATCAAGGTAAAAGGAGAAAGATGTCCACTACCAGTAACCAGATGGTCTCAGTTAGGTTTGATGACAGATGTTATGAATTTTATTATGCACAATCTCAAGTACGACTCTCCTACACCAATCCAATCACAGGCTATACCCGCCATTATGAGTGGACGGGATGTGATCGGAATATCCAGAACTGGCTCAGGAAAAACTATATCATACCTTCTGCCGTTACTGCGACAAATTAAAGCTCAGCGTCCTCTCGCGACTAATGAGACAGGACCATTGGGCCTTATTTTAGCGCCAACTAGGGAGCTGGCTTTGCAAATCCATGAGGAGGTCGAACTATTTACTAAGAACGATCTCGCTGTAAACTCGCTTTGCTGCACGGGTGGATCCGAATTGAAACAACAAATTAATATGTTAAAGAGAGGTACTGAGATAGTTGTTGCGACTCCTGGAAGGTTCATTGATTTGCTAACATTGAATACAGGTAAGCTACTGACGACAAAGAGAATAACTTTCGTCGTGCTGGATGAAGCAGACAGACTTTTTGATTTAGGCTTTGAACCGCAGATCACCCAAATTATGAAGACAATTCGACCAGACAAGCAGTGTGTTCTGTTTAGCGCGACATTTCCGAATAAGCTGCGAAGCTTTGCAATGCGGGTACTACGTTTGCCTTTGAGTATAACAATCAATTCCAAGAACCTCGTGAACGAAAACGTTAAGCAAAGATTTGAGATCTTCCCAACTGATGAGAACAAATATCGTGCACTGTTAAGTATATTGGATAAAAGAatgaaggaagaagatgagaacgAAGAGTCGGAACTTGCCGATGACGAAGTGAATGATGATAAGGCGATAATTTTTGTTTCCAGTCAGCAAATTTGTGACTTCTTAGGAACAAGATTGGAAAACGAGGGTTATAGCATTCACACAATTCATGCTGGAAAGCCTTATCAAGAGAGAGTTAATAACCTGCAAAACTTCAGGCATACACGAAATAGTATACTTCTCTGTACTGAGGTCCTGTCTCGAGGATTGAATGTTCCTGAGGTTTCTTTGGTCATAATATACAATGCTGTTAAGACATTCGCTCAGTATGTTCACACAGCGGGAAGAACAGCTCGTGGTACCAACAGCGGTGAAGCTATCACGCTTCTCTTGAGCAATGAGATACCTGCGGCGTATATCTTGCGCAAGGCTTTACGagaccaagaaattgaaagtcATGACCCAAAATTAGTGAAAGAACTCTACGACATGAGCGACAGGTTTGAATCTGGAATGAAGGATGGGAAGTTTAAGATATCTCAAGgttttggtggtaaaggGCTTGATAACCTCGAATCTAAAAGAGAACAAAAGCAAGGTGAAGAGAGAAAGACCTATGGAGATCCGCAAGGAAATGGAGGAGAGAAAAAAGCAAATCTCACTGATGAGACTGCTAACGACGCGGATATCAAGCTGCAGGTTCCAAAATTGCAATATGTTGTCTCTCAAGTTTCTAATCCCAACGGTATGGTTACATTCACCGCAGAGGTAAATGTAAATGATTTACCTCAGTTGGTGAGATGGGAAGCTACGAAAAACACCACGTTGATGTTCATTAAGCATGAAACCGGTTGTAGTATTACGAACAGAGGAAAATACTATCCAGAGGGAAAGTCCCCCGAATCAGCAACAGACGAGCCAAAATTGTATCTTTTGATAGAATCTCAACAAGAGAAGGATATAAGGTTGAGCATAGAACTTTTGGAGCAGAAAGTTAAAGAGGGTGTGAGAAAAGCTGGCATTCAATCCATAAAGGATACGAAATATTGA